One Acropora palmata chromosome 2, jaAcrPala1.3, whole genome shotgun sequence genomic window, TCTACCAAATCCGCAGTGGTATTGAGGCTTAacatgcccccccccccccttcgaGTCCCCCCATCATATTGTGTTTTCCCGTTGGCTTtgtttatgataataataataataataataataataataataataataataataaaaacaataataatcatcatcgtTTATTCAACCTTTTTGCAGCATAAACTGAATTACAAGGCGGGTGATTAATTAATTAGATACAAATACCTCGGAATTATGACACGTAAATATAACTGTTAATGTTAAGACATATCACATATCGCTATTTTAAACGTGGTTCTGGTATTTGATGGTGCAAAAATTTCCAAATCTGTCAGTTCTTGAGGAGACAGGCACAGAAACAGATTCTCCTGTTCTAAGGGCATACGGTCTTGTATTTCATTGCTGATAATATTAAATCTAAGATCAATATCAATGAGAGGGATTACCGTTTGTCTTTATCTCCCTCTTAAGAAAGGGTGCTGTTGCTTCCGTCTAATCATAGTTAACTATGGCCTAATGAACCGCCGATTGATACTGCGGCGCTCCCAACAACAAAGGGATCAACTTCAACAGCTGCCATAGCTGCGACTACAAGAGCGTCAAAAGCCTGCTTCGAATATGCTTTACCAGTCTTGAGGTAAGTGGCAAACGACTCGCAGTTGTTCTTCATTAAGTCATAGCCTGGCCAAGTGCTTGATCGATTTACAGCATCTTCCGCTCTCTTCATCACTTCATCAACAGGTAAGCACTGTTCATTGTCTTCGTACTCGACCCGGTAAAGTTGTGTATGTCCAGCGAAAAAGTCTGTGAAATCGCTCTTCTGGGGTTTGGCATTGGCTTTGTCAACTCCCGTAAAGTGGTAGACTGCCATATTCTCTTTGTCATAAATACCATGATGATAGTAAGTTTGCCCTATGAGTGTCATTAGCGGGCGAAGCAACTGGCTAAGATTAGCAACGTTTCCCATGACGGCTATTTGATCGCCGTGTTTCAGATCTCGTAGCTTAACTTTCACGCAACgcatatttccttttcttcagGATCGAATGATATGCAAACTCTATGTCAATTGATCCGCAGCAGCTGCGAAACTTAATTTCAACTGCACGATGCAAGCAGACTACGTCACACGAGTGCATTCATATATTGTATAATAAACTTAGTTCtgcgcgcgttttgattggttaaaagacagacgcatagatgatgACAGCGCTCGATTGAAGTTTGGAAGCTGCGAAATTTctgtgaaccaatcagaattggTTGAGTCGCAAAGCAACGAATAAATTTGCTTCGTTTTGTATTGACAATAGATTACTTCAAATACATCCCCCACACACCCCCTCCCCGAGATGACCTGCGTCTAATACACCTGGGTGACTAGTATTTTGTTTACCTCACCCGTCCGGTACGTCATTCCATAGTGGTTCACCCACTTCGAAgaaaaatcctggatccgccACTGAAGGAAGTAATGAatataatttttgttaaaaacgaAATAGCTTTCAAAAGCGTGATGTTTGATGACATTTACTGCAGAGCGATTCATATTTCATAGCCTGAGGGATGTATCTCTAAATATATAAACACGACTGAAACATCCCAGATATAACAAAACTTCTAGAATCTTTCGTTGAGACTGATAAATATCACCACCATATTTTCAAGGATATTTCCCACTTTATTTCTTGAAGAATGCAATCTCTGTATCTTGTCCATTTAAGGGGAAGTGAGAAGTAATCAGTGGCTAGATGTTCCCACGCTCTTTCCGCAAGAGGAAGCTCAAAATGATTCAAGGTACAAGGCGCAATGCATTGGGAAACACAATAGTGGAGGTTAAAGTACTTCTACAGTGCATTCACATTATTAACAAGTATTCTATGGAATGAATTTCAGATCCATGCAAAATCTTAGAGCATGCTTTGGTTACCTGTCGTTACTAACAATTTTCACGGCAACCACTGAACTAATTAAGAACTTTCCTCCTTCTACAAAATTCAACTGATCTCAGACGAAGACTGTGTTTATTGCACGTGCGATTGATTCAGTGTAACTTTTCCTGATAAAAATCCGTCTCGGGGAAACCGGCGATATTTGATCAGATCAACAGAAAAGAATTTTTCACATGGctggttttcctttgttcttccaGGCTGATTATATTGAATAAATCGCGCTAATTAGCAGTTGTCTTTGGAGCTAGGGGAGTGTTAGAATTGATAATCCCCTAGGGAaatattacagaaatattCACCTCGCAGTACACCCGCATGCATCGCGTTAAACGCACTGACACACAAGACTACATCGTCACTTCAGCAGcgttacatttattttaccaaaactgtTATCACAATTTAAcataatatatagatttagccaagcctaaaagcggagctcctCATTGTTAAGTTTTTATTTATGGTCATTAACTCTGCGCCTGCAAACTTGTAACAGTGCGACGTTTCACGTTTGACTTACATGAATGGGGGGGTGGACGGACGGACGTACGGATGGTCGATGACGTCATGGTTATaacaccaaattttctcgCATCGATGGGTTACCAGTATTTTCTTAGCTATGGTGCTCCGCCCGCGGAGCTCCGCTATAATTTTAAATACTAACTTATGTTGGTCAGCATTTCTGCTGGTTTCCCAGCGTAATAAACCCATACGGGATGTTAGGAAAAGGAgtgaaatttttgtcttttttttcttccggAAGCGGCGGCAGCTGTTTTGTGTTCGAAACTGATTGCTATtgatttttaatgttttaccGTAACTGCCACATCTCACCTTTTTTCGATTACGCCAATCACCAGGTAGCaagattgttaaaaaatgcTGCGCGAATACACCGAAAAAGAGCTTTGAATTGCAGAGATTACAACGGGTTCTAAATGAGGCTGCTCGTCATGTCAGCTGGAGAATCTGGATTGCTTATCAACTGAGAGGCGTGTTATGTTCAAAGTTAACTTGTTGAACTTTGAAGTCTTGATGTGGCTCCAAAGATAGTAGTATAGTTATCTGCTTCTAAAATGTCTGAAATCGCTTCTAAATCCTCTCCATTTAAGAAATCAGCACTGTCCACCATCTTGGATTGAAATAAGCTGTGCAGGGTCAGGGTCACGTGATCGTACGTTCCCTTTGAAGTTAGCCGGGTTTCATAACCAGTCCtctctactaactatgctcCAAACTATATTAAGTACTCACTTCAAGTATGCAGACCCTCAAGAGCTATAAGGTCTTCTAATGCCTCTCTGTTGACCTCAAGATcgaataaattaaaaacttATGGATACCGTTCTTCCACACTGACCACACCACGTGCGTTTATGGAATGCGCTTCCACAGGACACCCGAGGAACTATCATTGTTTACAAACTTTCAAGTCTAAACTAAAATCGCATTTATTTCTCTTGTAGGATTTTCTTAAATCACATTTTCAGAAATAAACTTATCTTAAGCAGCGCTGTAAGCTCTATTCAAACgcattattgttgttattattattgttgttgttattatattACTATGTGAGCGACAGGAACAACGGTAGATTGAGACTCGTGCGCATGCCTCGGCCTGGCATTGTCCTGGCACGAGTAATCAAAAATTCAGTGGTGCATGTGACAGTGTCCTTCAAAATAAGTTCAAAGCATGTACCACACATGCGCGCCTTACCTCTAATGTGTACCTTCCCGTCTGGTGATTCTTTCCTTACCATCGTCGCGACTGAGGAGATCTCATACTTACGGTATAAGATGATCATATGTTCGACAGTAGAATCGAAGGCTTTTTTTGGTGAAAGGCCTTCTGGGAAGGCTTTCGCAACAATGTCATGGCGTTGAATGAGTGAAAGCGTAGCCATCTGTATTGTGCAATACTGGGCATACGGCTAGCGAGTTTGGCCGTGGCTCGAAAATACATCCAAAAAGGAGTTTGTATGGGGAAATAAAATACACTTTCAAAGTCAGAATCACTGAACTATACTTTGAAGCCAGCGAAACCAGTCGAGACCCCGAAAAACTCTCAAATCTTGAGCTTGAATGTGGCTCATTTTCGTGATAAACTCTTTTTGTCAcccaatttttcaaaacacaatACCCTTTTGGTTTTCTATTCAGCCTGAGCAACATgcagtcatagactgcctatttttattGCGAGGGCCCCTACTATTTGTGATTAGGATTCCCCGCATTGCATTCTTGGTCACGAGAAGGCACGGTAACTGAACATAAAGTTACCATGAATGCTAACTAATTGGTGTAGGCAGTCATATATAGTCCCGAACCACTATATGACTGCTTACACCAAGTAGTTACCATGAAGTGCTTCCCATGAAATGCCTCCGAAAAAGAAACGCAAAGTTGAGTCGACTACTTCCGCCGCGAAGCAAagtaagaaaagcaaacaaggtATTTTACTTAACCAAACTGAGAGTCATAATGTTCATTCGATGTAGCCAATGTATGACTGTTTGTTTCAAGAGGATATTCTCTCGAAGAAAAAGGCGGGGGCATAAATTGACGCCTCTCAAGAAATGTTACTGCAGAGGCCAGGAGAAATGCAGCTCTAAGGAAAATATTTCTCATTAACATATATTGAGCGTATGTTGCAAAGGACGGCAGTGTTGGGAGGGGGTAATAAGGAAAGAGTTGCAATTGGCTAGCCGCAATATGTCACTGACACGCATACGAAAAATGTCGACTGACACCCAATCTTATGAAAGGAGGGAGATATGATactgaaagtgaagaaaagtACGAAGAGGTAACTGAGCAGCAACTTGTCAGTGAAATTAACTTTCAGAAAAATCGATTGTAGTTGGTAACATTCGCTGCGCATCGATTCATCAATTGATATGATGATGGTgatcttaaggacggtgcctactaattaaagatattttttccccgttgtgtgattatgcaggaaatgtagatcttaacaagtcctattgaaatccaaaaagaaaattgggggtaaccgcgtatttttcaaagataattcaagaataatatctgtaaaaagctttaaaatacaaagcaatgtatcgcgttctttctcaaattgaagcttaattatctctcaaaatgCATGGtgacccccagttttctttttggataccaagagtacttactaagatctactttctccggatagtttcaAACCGCGCAAAagtatccctgtattagtaagcattggcgataggaaatccgagtatctagAGATGCGTAGAACGTATGCACAATAACAATGGTAGGTACCGTCCTTAATAATGATGCCTCTTAACAATCGCAATCTTTTCCATATTAATTAAATACACTTGGGGGCAATGCAACTCTAGTGCCTCCTGCTGAGCTTGCAGTAGCATTTCTTAGAGACCAGTAAGAACTTCTACATGTCAGAACAAACCTGCAGAGGGCCTTAAGACTAAGGGATGCTCAATTTAAGAACTATGACAAGGagaatttcatcttttgagCGGAACAGACCCTCTATGCTGGGATCTGCCATTGAAATAACTGCAGCACAAGATTGAGGCAACtttgatgaagaagaagaaaaaaagtcagtTTTATAATTACTTCATTGGTGttatcattttatttatattcTCTTCTCTTAATGCCTTTTGGATATATTACAGATAATCAGAGTTCCAAGAGTGAGAATAGCAAGGCTCTGAAACAAGTAAGGCAAAAACAGATTTTGGAGCTGTGAAAATTGTCTAAAAAGTTTTAATTTCTACTAACAGACACTGATTGTAATCCCTTTAACTCTTTAAGAATTAGATGAATAACTTGTTGCAGTAGTTTAATGGCAGTGTCTCTTAATATCTCTGATTACCCCTTCAAATGCATATTTCAATGTGTCATCTTAATAACACAAGTGTGATTGAAATTTAAGGTGCAATATACAAGATGGCTCATGAAATCAGAACCAGAGAGCAGATTTGAGAAGGGGGTGGATGTAAAGGTATGTAGCAGTAAATAAAGGTAACCATTGCTCAGAATTTCAATGGACTGTCTTGTATTTTAGCTTGAggcataattaatttttattaactgGTACCCCCCTCATGAAGTTAATTCCTATTGTAATGCAGTCAGTTGGATTTGATggcttttttcaccactcctTTTATCCAGAGCAAGGATGGTACCACCAACCACCAGAGGTGTAGTTCCTCAAGGCACAGTAATTAAATAGTAGTTATTAAATtaagttaaaattaattattattaaataaaataattattattattattttattaaggTTAATATAAGCTACAAAACTTATGAGAATTATGAATAATAGGCAAGGTTACTAGCATAGAAGATGCCTTGGATAatgttatttctttgtctgattggatttatttgtttgcagTTTGGCATTGAAGACTTGAAAAGAGAACCAAACCAAACTGCTTGTTGGGATGGTGTTCGAAATTATCAGGTGCTAACATATTCTTACTATAGTTGCTGTTACAGtggtattttctttcaataggCTCATTGCAGCATGACTTATGGActtaaaaaagggaaaaagacTTAAAACTTATGGTTTTTGTTACATTACTCTTCTTTAGCCttcaattttgtttggaaTGAGATGGGGTATacataaaaataatcataagAGATAACTAGTATCTTTTGTAATATAGCTCTCTCACCGGTCTCTTACTGGTAGCTTCTATGGTTGTCAGGGTACCTTAGATTTATTGCTTATGTTGTATCATCTAGTATTTAATGTTCTCCAATTACAGATATTGTCTGGAAAGGCACCTGGGGCTCTCTATAATAATACTGAAGATTATAAATCTAAAACAGCAATAGCTACTGTCACAACCCAATCTAGGAAAACTGCAGATGGAGCTGCAGTTAATAATTGTTGCAACAATTTAAACTGCAATCATGTTATTGACTACTTGAATGGCATTTTTTAGATTATAATCTGTGAAAACAACAGACACAATGCAACTCCAGAGTCTTTTCTTACTATATTTAagtcaaatattaaaataaaaattgctcCTTTAAGAGGAAGGCAAAACTGGGTtgattttgcctttgaaaaaaaaaaaaagaaaatgttacagGAGTAGAgaacaaacaaattcatttCACCTGAATCCTTGAATCCTGGAAAGGTATGTGAATGATAAGAACACACcaatttaattattgtaagGCAAGCAGAAAATGACTCTTATGCAGCAAAAGCAATTGTATCAGTTTATGCACAGACAACCCGCTCAAGTCACTTCTAGTTCTAAGGTGATTGTTGCGAATGGTAAGGACATGCATTCCTGAATGAGCTCTCATACAAACTCTTTTCAGGCGAGGAATTTCATGCGTGATCAGATGAAAATTGGTCAATTAGCTTTCTTTTACCACAGTAACTGCAAAGATCCAGGCATAGCTGGTATTGTTGAGGTAACGACTCTCTGACAAGTGATGAATAGATTAGTACGTTATGAAGGTATCATTATAGTATCCCTCATGCCATATTTATCCATATCCAGTCACACAGCTTGAATTGGATATTGTTATTTCCTAAATTTGCATGATCATTTTTCTGTGCTCTGGTTTTGTTCTAGTAGATTGTGAAAGAAAGCTATGTGGATGATACACAATTTGATCCAAAAGATCCTCACTATGATCAGTAAGTCTTAAACTGGTTTGTTATTTATCTGTTCAGCCTCCTCTACAACTTTGTGTTATTTTAAAAGCAGGACTGACGTAGTGGCGAGAGCACTCATCTTCTACTAATGTGGCCTGAGTTTGATTTCTGTCTTTGATgccatatgtgggttgagtttgttgcttTTCTATTTTGCTGTGAAAATTTTTTCCCTGGGAATGCCAGTTTTCCCCTCAAGATTACCAAAAACCAaagatttgatttcatttaattgttgtgattcagtttgatttgtagtttCCTCAATCAGTAAAGCAACTATGCCTGGATAAATCTACTGAGACTTAAATAatctgattattattatttcttttgttaaggagtgccaaaaaagaaaacccaaAATGGTTTATGGTAAGACTGTCCCACTAAATTATTgctgtaattaaaaatgctatTAATAATTACCACACTTAAGCTCAAGTTTGTCATATTCACAAGCATTGGATTACCTTTCTCTTTCAGGTAGATGTCAAGTTTGTGCGGATGATGAATCgatttatttcattgaaagaaCTGAAGTCTCTCCATCTGGTGAGACAACAATTTCATGTGCATGTATTTTTAATTGGATACTCATGATAGTATTGAAAGACAGTTTTATTGACAGTTTTTGAGTTACTTTCAAATTCCAACTTGCTCTGATGCCTGTTGATCATGTAAACATGTTGACTGAGTGCtaagtggaaaaaaacatttgaaaggGGCAAATCAGTAAAAATGGGACCTATTAAGCAAGGTCTAGTGgaagcaaaaaattatatttctcAAGTTGTCTCACTGAGTGTTATCAAAGAACTAACTAAGGACATTCTGAAACCAATAAAGGAGCATTATTTACTTTTATAAATTGCTTCAAAACTACCACATTTGTTTTGCTCAGTGTAGCTGATCAAGAAACACTTGTTTGGGATCCTTTCCTTAAAAAGTGCTTTAGATTCAGCCTTGATTGCATAGATGCAGTTCCATCTTGAAGAATTTGACCATCaaaatctgttttgtttttcctttgctgGGGAAAAATACTGAGGTGCTTTTGACTATTTGAAGTAAGTTTCGAGCAATTCTCCATAAAGGAAAGTAGTTTTAAACATCGCCATAGATGTTGCCGAACCCCTTTTAACTTAGTTACTTTGTAACTTTTCACAGGAGCACAAGGCCTCTGGAGGCCCACTAAAGTCCCTTGCATTGTTCACATCTGCTAGGCTGTCAGTCCAACCTGTCACTGAAGGTACATATAAGTCTCCTATTTTGGCAAAAGGTTGCAGCACAAGACTTTCAAGGACACGCAACACTAGGggacaacaaaaaattaatgttgccTGTCCTTTGAGTCTGCTGCAACTTGACATGTGTATTTTGCATGCTCTCACAACCTGTTACCATCATTAGACACTACAAGCAGTCTTGGTACATATGTAATTTTATGTCTTTGAGTTTGAGTTGTGAGAGATATCATAGTGCAATACAGGCATCTCATTGCAAAAAGCAACTTAGCTTATTTGTAGTTACCTCAGTCTACATATATGTGTAGCAAACCTTCTTCTATATGTGGTAAACCTTGTGCATTAAAGGACACACTGAGCGGATATTTTATATTAAACTTTTGCATGTCAGTATTTTTGTGGTTTTGGTTGTTGTAGCTTTGTTATATCTTGTTGTTTCCATTAAACCAGCTGCTTGTTGTTGATTGTTGCTGTGAGCTTATAGAGTTTACTGGAATTACCCCTTCCCTTGGAATCACCAACAGATGGTAGAGCCTGCTTGATGATGGTTTTAAAGGAATTTTTAGAGAGGTCACCTTTTCAGTCTTTGAGTTGTGGCTTGTTGCTGCTTTTGAGTGGTGACACAAATGTATTTCGAGGAATACCAATGCAGGTATGCAGGGAAGGGTTTTGTACAAATGAAGGTCAAGAAAAGAAGGGTGGTAAATTGTGGTCATAGTGCTTTTAAAACCACTTCCTCTCCTTTAGTCAgccttat contains:
- the LOC141873514 gene encoding phospholipase A and acyltransferase 1-like — translated: MRCVKVKLRDLKHGDQIAVMGNVANLSQLLRPLMTLIGQTYYHHGIYDKENMAVYHFTGVDKANAKPQKSDFTDFFAGHTQLYRVEYEDNEQCLPVDEVMKRAEDAVNRSSTWPGYDLMKNNCESFATYLKTGKAYSKQAFDALVVAAMAAVEVDPFVVGSAAVSIGGSLGHS
- the LOC141873512 gene encoding thymocyte nuclear protein 1-like isoform X1, whose translation is MPPKKKRKVESTTSAAKQSKKSKQDNQSSKSENSKALKQVQYTRWLMKSEPESRFEKGVDVKFGIEDLKREPNQTACWDGVRNYQARNFMRDQMKIGQLAFFYHSNCKDPGIAGIVEIVKESYVDDTQFDPKDPHYDQSAKKENPKWFMVDVKFVRMMNRFISLKELKSLHLEHKASGGPLKSLALFTSARLSVQPVTEDEFEFICSLEDKEGNEA
- the LOC141873512 gene encoding thymocyte nuclear protein 1-like isoform X3, producing the protein MPPKKKRKVESTTSAAKQSKKSKQDNQSSKSENSKALKQVQYTRWLMKSEPESRFEKGVDVKFGIEDLKREPNQTACWDGVRNYQIVKESYVDDTQFDPKDPHYDQSAKKENPKWFMVDVKFVRMMNRFISLKELKSLHLEHKASGGPLKSLALFTSARLSVQPVTEDEFEFICSLEDKEGNEA
- the LOC141873512 gene encoding thymocyte nuclear protein 1-like isoform X2 → MPPKKKRKVESTTSAAKQNNQSSKSENSKALKQVQYTRWLMKSEPESRFEKGVDVKFGIEDLKREPNQTACWDGVRNYQARNFMRDQMKIGQLAFFYHSNCKDPGIAGIVEIVKESYVDDTQFDPKDPHYDQSAKKENPKWFMVDVKFVRMMNRFISLKELKSLHLEHKASGGPLKSLALFTSARLSVQPVTEDEFEFICSLEDKEGNEA